Proteins found in one Sphingobium sp. V4 genomic segment:
- a CDS encoding ParA family protein, producing the protein MRILALASQKGGSGKTTLSGHLAVQAQRAGAGPVVLIDIDPQGSLADWWNEREAEYPAFAQTTVARLAADLEILRQQGFKLAVIDTPPAITMAIQSVISVAELIVVPTRPSPHDLRAVGATVDLCERAGKPLIFVVNAATPKARITSEAAVALSQHGTVAPVTLHHRTDFAASMIDGRTVMEVDPKGRSAAEVEALWTYVSDRLEKNFRRTVFSVPHGSVGTVAARPAGGGFGRRVIGQ; encoded by the coding sequence GTGCGGATATTGGCATTGGCATCGCAGAAGGGCGGGTCGGGCAAGACCACCCTGTCGGGGCATCTGGCCGTGCAGGCGCAGCGCGCCGGCGCCGGTCCGGTGGTGCTGATCGACATCGATCCGCAGGGATCGCTGGCCGACTGGTGGAACGAGCGCGAGGCGGAATATCCCGCCTTCGCCCAGACCACCGTCGCGCGGCTGGCCGCCGACCTGGAGATATTGCGCCAGCAAGGCTTCAAGCTGGCGGTCATCGATACGCCACCCGCCATCACCATGGCGATCCAGAGCGTCATTTCGGTCGCCGAACTGATTGTCGTGCCGACCAGGCCCAGCCCGCATGACCTGCGCGCCGTCGGCGCCACGGTCGACCTGTGCGAACGTGCCGGCAAGCCGCTGATCTTCGTCGTCAACGCCGCCACGCCCAAGGCGCGCATCACTTCCGAGGCCGCCGTCGCCCTGTCGCAGCATGGCACGGTCGCGCCGGTGACGCTGCACCATCGCACCGATTTCGCCGCGTCGATGATCGACGGCCGCACCGTGATGGAGGTCGATCCCAAGGGCCGCTCCGCCGCCGAGGTGGAGGCGCTGTGGACCTATGTGTCCGACCGGCTGGAAAAGAATTTCCGTCGCACGGTCTTTTCCGTGCCGCATGGCAGCGTCGGCACCGTCGCCGCCCGTCCCGCCGGTGGTGGCTTCGGCCGCCGCGTGATCGGCCAGTAA
- a CDS encoding DUF1338 family protein gives MSNENTGSMETLVVATLGATAGRRTMAMLAIDPLLLAERGETVSRAAFAMALTVALFHDLLGRVPSGAAYVADTVARGGTILFDHGALRSIRFAEGATGALPGGEDAFTRIFLPLGYEMAAIYPLDRLKMTGRAYRHIDLPEAIPQFFLSELHVDRFDAEFGAAAHRIFDSSRDPLDDRARAVLARYAAREAVQIGDAIAALPVILSAFDRQHEPPAFDDYQLLLSRSNEAAWIATEGNGFNHATDRVPDVATLADRLKAEDRPMKERLEISASGRVRQTAFRADSVERLFADGELRRVPGSFYEFISRDVDPETGRLDLAFDTGNATGIFAMTSALSGASR, from the coding sequence ATGTCGAATGAGAATACGGGCAGCATGGAGACACTGGTCGTCGCGACGCTGGGCGCCACCGCGGGCCGGCGGACCATGGCCATGCTGGCGATCGACCCCCTGCTGCTGGCCGAGCGCGGTGAGACGGTATCCCGCGCCGCCTTCGCCATGGCCCTGACCGTCGCGCTGTTCCACGACCTGCTGGGCCGGGTGCCGAGCGGCGCGGCCTATGTCGCCGACACGGTGGCACGCGGCGGCACGATCCTGTTCGACCATGGCGCGCTGCGCTCTATCCGCTTTGCCGAAGGCGCGACCGGCGCATTGCCCGGCGGCGAGGACGCCTTCACCCGCATCTTCCTGCCGCTGGGTTATGAGATGGCGGCCATCTATCCGCTCGACCGGCTGAAGATGACCGGCCGGGCCTATCGCCATATCGACTTGCCCGAGGCGATCCCCCAATTCTTCCTGTCCGAACTGCATGTCGACCGCTTCGACGCGGAGTTCGGCGCAGCGGCCCATCGCATATTCGACAGCAGCCGCGACCCGCTGGACGATCGCGCCAGGGCCGTCCTCGCCCGCTATGCCGCCCGCGAAGCTGTCCAGATCGGTGACGCGATCGCCGCCCTGCCGGTGATCCTGTCCGCCTTCGACCGGCAGCATGAGCCGCCCGCCTTCGACGATTACCAGCTACTCCTCTCCCGATCCAACGAAGCGGCCTGGATCGCGACCGAAGGCAATGGCTTCAACCATGCGACCGACCGGGTGCCGGACGTCGCCACCCTTGCCGACCGGTTGAAGGCCGAGGACCGGCCGATGAAGGAGCGCCTGGAAATTTCCGCCAGCGGCCGGGTGCGCCAGACCGCCTTCCGCGCCGACAGCGTCGAACGCCTCTTCGCCGATGGCGAACTGCGCCGGGTGCCAGGCTCCTTCTACGAATTCATCAGCCGCGACGTCGATCCCGAAACGGGCCGGCTCGACCTCGCCTTCGACACCGGCAACGCAACCGGCATCTTCGCCATGACCAGTGCGCTGTCGGGCGCTTCACGGTGA
- the gcvA gene encoding transcriptional regulator GcvA, protein MSVSRKWLPPMNTLTAFEAAVRHGGFSRAGEEIGLTQSAVSRQIAQLEDMLQTPLFDRIGRRVRLNEAGRTYADELLPALDSIRRATARASARPSQTALRVATLPSFGMRWLAPRLPLLTARHPDLVIDFAARSQPFDFGHEEFDAAVHFGVAADWPGVSMDFLFREEAVPVCAPDWLAAHPLRTPADLLHVPLLSQTSRRDAWARWLAAAGVDTSGLAPGPAFEHFLMLAQASAAGAGVALIPSFLIRPELYAGTLVIPFARPMSTEQAYYLVYPPDALTSPAVAQFRDWMVEQAGVVR, encoded by the coding sequence ATGAGCGTTTCCCGCAAATGGCTGCCGCCGATGAACACGCTGACCGCTTTCGAGGCGGCGGTGCGCCATGGCGGCTTTTCCCGCGCAGGCGAGGAGATCGGCCTGACCCAGAGCGCGGTCAGCCGCCAGATCGCGCAGCTGGAGGACATGCTCCAGACACCCCTGTTCGACCGGATCGGGCGGCGGGTGCGCCTGAACGAGGCGGGGCGGACCTATGCGGACGAATTGCTGCCCGCGCTCGACAGCATCCGCCGCGCTACGGCCAGGGCGTCGGCCCGGCCGTCGCAAACCGCGCTCCGGGTCGCGACTTTGCCCAGTTTCGGGATGCGCTGGCTCGCGCCGCGCCTGCCTCTGCTGACCGCGCGCCATCCCGACCTGGTGATCGACTTCGCCGCCCGCTCGCAACCCTTCGACTTTGGCCATGAAGAATTTGATGCGGCTGTCCATTTCGGTGTCGCCGCGGACTGGCCGGGTGTCTCGATGGACTTCCTGTTTCGTGAGGAAGCGGTGCCGGTCTGCGCGCCTGATTGGCTGGCGGCCCATCCGCTGCGCACGCCGGCCGACCTGTTGCATGTGCCCTTGCTCAGCCAGACATCGCGACGCGACGCCTGGGCGCGCTGGCTGGCGGCGGCGGGCGTCGACACGTCGGGGCTGGCGCCGGGGCCGGCCTTCGAACATTTCCTGATGCTGGCGCAGGCGTCGGCGGCGGGCGCGGGGGTGGCGCTGATCCCCAGCTTCCTCATTCGGCCGGAGCTGTACGCCGGGACATTGGTCATCCCCTTCGCCCGGCCCATGTCGACCGAGCAGGCCTATTATCTCGTCTATCCGCCCGATGCGCTGACCAGTCCGGCAGTGGCGCAGTTTCGCGACTGGATGGTGGAGCAGGCGGGCGTGGTCAGGTGA
- a CDS encoding SPOR domain-containing protein, translating into MKHIWGMMAAGAWLALSAPVLADVKTGVDAWQQGDYAKAIREWRPLAQAGDPDAQFNMGQAYKLGRGVQADLSTAIDWYRKATAQGHLRAEDNLGLLMFQQGDRAGAMSYLQRASMRGEPRAQYIVGTALFNGDLVGKDWVRAYALMSRAAASGLAQASTSLTQMDKYIPEDQRRQGLAMAANMDQGKGATFAAADQAPVRAAPASVPTAQLPASTPPAARAAAPAPKPATPRPQVAAATPPRPALPRPSASGGWRVQLGAFGAEANARALWSRLTAKVSGLSAYQPFLVKAGAVTRLQAGPIASSADASRLCIRIKAAGADCMPKKS; encoded by the coding sequence ATGAAGCATATCTGGGGGATGATGGCCGCCGGCGCATGGCTGGCCCTGTCCGCACCGGTGCTGGCCGATGTGAAGACGGGCGTCGATGCCTGGCAGCAGGGCGACTATGCCAAGGCGATCCGCGAATGGCGGCCGCTGGCACAAGCCGGCGACCCCGATGCGCAATTCAACATGGGCCAGGCCTACAAGCTGGGCCGGGGCGTCCAGGCCGATCTTTCTACCGCAATCGACTGGTACCGAAAGGCGACCGCTCAGGGCCATTTGCGGGCCGAGGATAATCTGGGCCTGCTGATGTTCCAGCAAGGCGATCGCGCCGGCGCCATGTCCTACCTTCAGCGCGCGTCGATGCGGGGCGAGCCGCGCGCCCAATATATCGTCGGGACCGCCCTGTTCAACGGCGACCTGGTCGGCAAGGACTGGGTGCGCGCCTATGCGCTGATGAGCCGGGCGGCCGCTTCGGGCCTTGCCCAGGCGTCGACCAGCCTCACCCAGATGGACAAATATATTCCCGAGGATCAGCGCCGGCAGGGCCTGGCCATGGCGGCCAATATGGACCAGGGCAAGGGCGCGACCTTTGCCGCGGCCGACCAGGCGCCTGTTCGCGCCGCCCCCGCATCGGTGCCGACGGCGCAGCTGCCGGCCTCCACGCCGCCGGCGGCCAGGGCCGCAGCACCAGCGCCGAAGCCCGCCACCCCCAGGCCGCAGGTCGCCGCCGCGACCCCGCCCAGGCCCGCCCTGCCCCGGCCGTCCGCATCGGGCGGCTGGCGGGTCCAGCTCGGCGCGTTCGGCGCGGAAGCCAATGCCCGCGCCCTGTGGAGCCGCCTGACCGCCAAGGTGAGCGGCCTGTCCGCCTATCAGCCCTTCCTGGTGAAGGCCGGCGCCGTCACCCGCCTCCAGGCCGGGCCGATCGCCAGCAGTGCCGACGCCAGCCGCCTCTGCATCCGCATCAAGGCCGCCGGCGCAGACTGTATGCCCAAGAAGAGCTGA
- the astD gene encoding succinylglutamate-semialdehyde dehydrogenase: MMLQSFDPASRELVWEGPVANAEDCRRAIAAARAALPGWRALPVDDRITVARRYAAILGERRAALSELISRETGKLLWESDAEVGSMIAKVDVSTKAHAERTGERSADMPFGRAVLRHRGHGVMAVLGPYNFPGHLPNGHIVPALIAGNAVVFKPSEITPATGAAMADAWAAAGLPDGLLTVLQGGRATGEALVAGDIDGLLFTGSAGAGAALRRALVDRPHVIMALELGGNNPLIAWDSPEAAASIIVNSAFVTTGQRCSCARRLIVPEGSVGDAIVEATAALAAQLPITAWNEPGEAFMGPLVSDQAAAAAHRAVSDLIARGAQVIRPFDGIEGHSAAFVTPALLDMTGIKAPDAEIFAPVLSVIRVPDFDAAIATANATSFGLSAGLISQDEALWRRVVEESRAGVVNRNRPTTGAAGNMPFGGLGASGNHRPSAYYAADYCAYPIASFEADEVAAVPVNGLNITQA; this comes from the coding sequence ATGATGCTCCAGTCCTTCGATCCGGCGTCACGCGAACTGGTCTGGGAAGGGCCGGTCGCGAATGCGGAGGATTGCCGCCGCGCCATCGCCGCCGCCCGCGCCGCCCTGCCCGGCTGGCGCGCGCTGCCCGTGGACGACCGCATCACCGTCGCCCGGCGCTATGCCGCGATCCTGGGCGAGCGGCGCGCGGCGCTGTCCGAACTCATTTCCCGCGAGACGGGCAAGCTGCTCTGGGAAAGCGACGCCGAAGTCGGGTCGATGATCGCCAAGGTCGACGTGTCGACCAAGGCCCATGCCGAACGCACCGGCGAGCGGAGCGCCGACATGCCGTTCGGCCGCGCGGTTCTGCGCCATCGCGGCCATGGCGTGATGGCGGTGCTCGGTCCCTATAATTTTCCCGGCCACCTGCCCAATGGCCATATCGTCCCCGCCCTGATCGCGGGCAATGCGGTGGTGTTCAAGCCATCGGAGATCACCCCCGCCACCGGCGCGGCGATGGCCGACGCCTGGGCGGCGGCGGGCCTGCCCGACGGTCTGCTGACCGTCTTGCAGGGCGGCCGGGCGACCGGAGAAGCGCTGGTCGCGGGCGACATAGACGGGCTGCTCTTCACCGGATCGGCGGGCGCCGGGGCGGCGCTGCGCCGGGCGCTGGTGGACCGGCCGCACGTCATCATGGCGCTGGAACTGGGCGGCAATAATCCGCTGATCGCCTGGGACTCACCCGAAGCCGCCGCGTCGATCATCGTCAACTCCGCCTTCGTCACCACCGGCCAGCGCTGTTCCTGCGCCCGCCGCCTGATCGTGCCCGAAGGATCGGTCGGGGACGCGATCGTCGAGGCGACCGCCGCGCTCGCGGCGCAACTGCCGATCACCGCCTGGAACGAGCCGGGCGAGGCCTTCATGGGGCCTCTCGTGTCCGACCAGGCCGCCGCAGCGGCGCATCGGGCGGTCAGCGACCTGATCGCGCGCGGCGCACAGGTGATCCGCCCGTTCGACGGAATCGAGGGCCATAGCGCCGCCTTCGTCACTCCCGCCCTGCTCGACATGACCGGCATCAAGGCGCCGGACGCGGAGATTTTCGCGCCGGTCCTGTCGGTCATCCGGGTGCCCGATTTCGACGCCGCGATCGCCACCGCCAATGCGACCAGCTTCGGCCTGTCCGCCGGCCTGATCTCGCAGGATGAGGCACTCTGGCGGCGGGTGGTCGAGGAAAGCCGCGCGGGCGTGGTCAATCGCAACCGGCCGACGACCGGGGCGGCGGGCAACATGCCCTTCGGCGGCCTCGGCGCATCGGGCAATCACCGCCCCAGCGCCTATTATGCCGCCGACTATTGCGCCTATCCGATCGCCAGCTTCGAGGCCGACGAAGTCGCAGCCGTGCCGGTTAACGGCTTGAACATCACACAGGCTTAG